The following coding sequences lie in one Arachis ipaensis cultivar K30076 chromosome B03, Araip1.1, whole genome shotgun sequence genomic window:
- the LOC107632562 gene encoding uncharacterized protein LOC107632562, which produces MGFAATKSDVSLLYRSNVSATVFLLIYVDDIIVTGTSADAISEKAGIDNCKSRPTPMTSNLKLPANEGELFANPRLYRSIVGSLQYLTMTRPELAYLVNKVCQFIQAPREHHWQAVNRILRYLQGSSTLGLHLQKSSNLKITGYSDSDWASDPDDRKSTADFCVYMVPNLIS; this is translated from the exons ATGGGATTTGCAGCAACTAAATCTGATGTATCTCTACTCTATAGATCAAATGTCTCTGCCACAGTGTTTCTACTTATCTATGTTGATGACATCATTGTGACTGGTACCTCAGCAGATGCTATCTCTGAG AAAGCAGGCATTGACAATTGCAAATCCCGACCCACACCAATGACTTCCAACCTAAAGTTACCTGCTAATGAAGGTGAGCTCTTTGCGAATCCCAGGCTCTATCGCTCTATTGTTGGAAGTCTGCAGTACCTGACTATGACTCGACCTGAGTTGGCTTATTTAGTGAACAAGGTATGCCAATTTATACAAGCCCCACGAGAGCATCACTGGCAAGCTGTCAATCGAATTCTTCGTTACCTTCAGGGGAGCAGCACCCTTGGCTTACATCTCCAGAAATCATCCAATTTAAAGATAACCGGATATAGTGATTCTGATTGGGCATCTGACCCCGATGATAGGAAGTCCACTGCTGATTTCTGTGTCTACATGGTTCCTAACCTCATCTCCTAG
- the LOC110269384 gene encoding uncharacterized protein LOC110269384 encodes MSFVPEDQWFDEVAESPPMVITARVGTGLVKRILVDTGADSNIMFRNVFDALGLRDTDLRGNQHGVVGLCDNFIKPDGVISLPVSIGRGRGKRSLMAEFVVLRDSTAYNLILGRKTINEFGAVISTKLLLMKFVADDGSVGTIRGDLETTVACDNASLSLRKKSKEASGVFLADLDDRVDDKPRPEPEGDLEKFKVGDSDEKTPHRDDQSQWRLVCPDAGRHAGYRPPVHVTPAGRETGGKANGPKEEKNVPRKGRRGGQADDQPTRSGFHSGTRLLDLACNVVLVKKPSGKWRMCVDYSDFNKACPKDSFPLPNIDALVDATAGYRYLSFMDAYSGYNQIPMNPPDEEKTAFITPGGTYCYKVMPFGLKNAGATYQRLMNKVFRDLIGKTVEIYVDDILVKTARPEALLSDLESVFASIRQHVMMLNPLKCAFAVEAGKFLGFMITQRGVDANPENAMQSFR; translated from the exons ATGTCTTTTGTCCCCGAGGATCAGTGGTTCGATGAGGTTGCGGAGAGTCCGCCGATGGTGATCACGGCCAGGGTAGGCACCGGCCTAGTAAAGCGGATCTTGGTGGACACAGGAGCTGATTCTAATATCATGTTTCGCAATGTTTTTGACGCCCTGGGCCTACGAGACACCGACCTCAGAGGTAACCAGCACGGCGTGGTAGGCCTATGTGATAACTTCATCAAGCCAGATGGCGTAATTTCCCTCCCGGTCTCCATAGGCAGAGGCAGGGGGAAGAGGTCGCTAATGGCGGAGTTCGTGGTCTTAAGAGACTCGACGGCCTACAACCTCATCTTGGGGAGGAAGACCATTAACGAATTTGGGGCGGTGATTTCTACCAAGCTATTGCTAATGAAGTTCGTAGCTGATGACGGGTCAGTTGGGACCATCAGGGGAGACCTAGAGACAACAGTCGCATGCGACAACGCCAGCCTCTCCCTGAGAAAGAAATCTAAAGAAGCATCCGGTGTATTTCTCGCTGACCTAGACGACAGGGTTGATGACAAACCCAGGCCGGAACCAGAGGGAGATCTTGAAAAGTTCAAGGTCGGCGATTCAGACGAGAA AACCCCTCATAGAGATGATCAGAGCCAATGGCGACTTGTTTGCCCAGACGCTGGCCGACATGCTGGGTATAGACCCCCAGTTCATGTCACACCAGCTGGCCGTGAGACCGGAGGCAAAGCCAATGGCCCAAAGGAGGAGAAAAATGTCCCAAGAAAGGGCAGAAGAGGTGGCCAAGCAGACGACCAGCCTACTAGAAGCGGGTTTCATTCGGGAACTCGATTACTCGACTTGGCTTGCAACGTGGTTCTGGTTAAAAAACCTAGCGgaaaatggagaatgtgcgtggaTTACTCCGACTTTAACAAAGCATGTCCCAAAGATTCCTTCCCTCTGCCGAATATCGATGCGCTTGTCGACGCAACGGCAGGCTACCgatatctgagcttcatggatgcctattccgGGTATAATCAGATACCGATGAACCCGCCAGACGAAGAGAAAACGGCATTCATAACGCCGGGAGGGACATATTGCTACAAAGTCATGCCGTTCGGACTGAAGAACGCGggagccacataccaaaggctgatgaacaaggtctTCAGGGACCTCATCGGCAAGACGGTAGAGATATACGTAGACGACATCTTGGTCAAGACCGCCAGGCCTGAGGCCCTCTTAAGTGACCTGGAAAGCGTCTTCGCGTCTATTCGTCAGCACGTAATGATGCTCAATCCGCTGAAGTGTGCCTTCGCCGTCGAAGCCGGTAAGTTCTTGGGGTTTATGATAACCCAACGAGGGGTGGATGCCAACCCGGAAAATGCGATGCAATCCTTCAGATGA